The following are encoded in a window of Diorhabda sublineata isolate icDioSubl1.1 chromosome 3, icDioSubl1.1, whole genome shotgun sequence genomic DNA:
- the LOC130441856 gene encoding peroxisomal ATPase PEX6 isoform X2 — protein sequence MSQEKIEQAKLLLTIIKFKYQKYHPYWFIFYMYVLYLRTIKRNVKYTLTPIAVEDIIKIVNVKSPLRDINNTVIVNSDNIYKSDKILKLYCDKTKSSRNIYPVPNENCDKNKLFISDTFYNNLLNQNFIGSVRLLNNINCIKVADEISISLVCSQHEISNSLLDSLLERYFRKPKLIRKYDIIEIDIKYFAEPLSLLNSSVNSVHSIFLKCNNVSYNNNYVDGCYYCVWGETAIKQSVNIQSFVPKRTTKLIKSTNKGFKTLPICPYGLQEYFDEIELAIKPFLRKSKLSLQPTFLLVGDRGCGEDIILSSLAPHFGMHHYRIENYELMANIFAQNETKLHNCFFNAKAAAPCIISMHNFENFGKNNDGQYDERLIGHFSDELKFLFENNSYPIVLFCCSNQKDISVNLKHLFLQTFEIKTSTDIQRELNLKWICEEKDEITDLDFHDLANKTHGFVFEDLKALVYHAEKTSRCSNNCKIINMESFIEAIDYMQRNYNESIGAPKVPKVLWSDVGGLNDVKQEINKIINLPLKHPEIFRKTGLKRSGILFFGPPGTGKTLIAKAVATECNICFLSVKGPELLNMYVGQSEKNIREVFKRAREASPCIIFFDELDSLAPNRGKSGDSGGVMDRVVSQLLAEMDGLNDSATIFIIDSN from the exons ATGTCccaagaaaaaattgaacagGCAAAGTTACTTTTAACCATAATAAAATTCAAGTACCAAAAATACCACCCATATTGGttcatattttatatgtatgtattgTATTTACGAACTATCAAAAGAAATGTGAAATACACTTTGACACCTATCGCAGTTgaagatattataaaaattgtaaatgttAAAAGTCCCTTAAGAGACATAAATAATACTGTTATAGTAAACAGtgataatatttacaaaagtgataaaattttaaaattatattgcgATAAAACTAAATCAAGTAGGAATATATACCCAGTACCAAAtgaaaattgtgataaaaacaaacttttcataTCCGatactttttacaataatttattgaatcaaaatttcataGGCTCTGTAAGACTATTAAACAATATTAACTGTATTAAAGTTGCTGATGAAATTAGCATATCTTTAGTATGTTCGCAACATGAAATCAGTAACTCTTTATTGGATTCTTTATTAGAGAGATATTTCAGGAAACCAAAactaataagaaaatatgatataattgaaattgatattaaatacTTTGCAGAACCTTTATCTTTATTAAatagtagtgtaaacagtgtacaTAGTATTTTCTTGAAATGTAACAATgttagttataataataattatgttgatGGCTGTTATTACTGTGTTTGGGGCGAAACTGCAATTAAACAAAGTGTTAACATACAAAGTTTTGTACCAAAGAGAACAACAAAGTTGATAAAAAGTACTAATAAAGGTTTCAAAACATTACCCATTTGCCCTTATGGTTTACaagaatattttgatgaaattgaacTGGccataaaaccatttttaagaaaat CAAAGTTATCATTACAGCCAACGTTTCTACTGGTTGGAGATAGAGGATGTGGAGAAGACATTATTTTATCCTCCCTTGCGCCACATTTTGGCATGCATCATTACAGGATTGAAAATTACGAGTTAATGGCGAACATTTTTGCTCAAAACGAGACAAAGTTACATAATTGTTTCTTCAATGCAAAGGCAGCAGCACCATGCATAATCTCTATGCATAATTTTGAG AATTTTGGCAAGAACAATGATGGTCAATATGATGAACGTCTTATTGGTCATTTTTCagatgaattgaaatttttatttgaaaataactctTATCCGATTGTACTGTTTTGCTGCAGTAATCAAAAAGATATTTCTGTAAATTTAAAACACctatttttacaaacttttgaaataaagaCATCAACAGATATACAAAGAGAACTAAATTTAAAGTGGATTTgtgaagaaaaagatgaaataactGACCTTGATTTTCATGACTTAGCCAATAAAACTCATGGATTTGTCTTCGAAGATCTTAAAGCATTGGTTTATCATGCAGAAAAAACCTCTCGATGctcaaataattgtaaaataatcAACATGGAAAGTTTCATTGAAGCAATTG ATTACATGCaaagaaattataatgaaaGTATAGGAGCTCCCAAAGTACCCAAAGTGTTGTGGTCTGATGTGGGCGGTTTGAATGACGtgaaacaagaaataaataaaattataaatttaccACTGAAACATCCagaaatattcagaaaaacagGTTTAAAAAGATCGG gAATTCTTTTTTTTGGACCTCCAGGCACGGGAAAAACATTGATTGCAAAAGCCGTTGCAACAGAATGTAATATATGTTTTCTTTCAGTGAAGGGTCCAGAACTGTTAAATATGTATGTAGGTCagtcagaaaaaaatattagagaaG